From a region of the Coffea arabica cultivar ET-39 chromosome 3e, Coffea Arabica ET-39 HiFi, whole genome shotgun sequence genome:
- the LOC113736983 gene encoding mogroside I-E synthase has product MDEIGCRIHVLAIPSPLQGHLNPMLQLCKRLTSKGVRITLVTSTSARLSVQNQFESIQIEYILDDHNIEAEGSKYSEKTTAFLKRFNTAVSDNLAKLVKEKASSGHPVKTVLYDSMMPWILEIVQGQLGLKGAAFFTQACAVCAIFNHIHRGTLKVPLETSTILLPSMPQLESNDLPSFVYNPSPYPGHLDVVLSQNINLEKSDCLLFNSFDKLENEVVTWLTERYPIKTIGPCTPSMYTDKRLKDDKDYTINFFAPDSGACLKWLDTKETGSVVYVSFGSVSDLGENQMQEIACGLMNSNCNFLWVVRPSEERKIPRDFMSEAQERGLIVNWCPQIKVLSHRAVGCFMSHCGWNSTIEALSLGVPMVTMPVWVDQPTNSKYIVDVWKVGLRVKASEEREMVTREEVEGTIREVMHGEKASELRNNALRWKELAKEAISEGGSSDKNIEEFVFSLESI; this is encoded by the exons ATGGATGAAATTGGATGTAGAATTCATGTTCTGGCCATCCCATCCCCACTCCAAGGCCACCTCAATCCGATGCTGCAATTATGCAAGCGTTTAACCTCAAAGGGTGTTAGAATCACGCTAGTCACAAGCACCTCAGCACGTTTATCGGTGCAAAATCAGTTTGAATCGATCCAGATCGAGTATATTCTAGACGATCATAACATTGAAGCTGAGGGATCAAAATATTCAGAGAAAACTACTGCCTTCTTGAAACGGTTTAATACCGCAGTTTCAGACAATTTGGCCAAGCTAGTCAAGGAAAAGGCAAGTTCTGGTCATCCTGTGAAAACAGTTCTGTATGATTCAATGATGCCATGGATTTTGGAGATAGTGCAGGGACAACTAGGCCTTAAAGGGGCTGCGTTTTTCACTCAGGCTTGCGCTGTTTGCGCAATATTCAACCATATTCATCGAGGAACATTGAAAGTTCCTCTAGAGACATCTACCATATTGCTTCCTTCAATGCCACAACTGGAGTCGAACGATCTGCCGTCTTTTGTTTATAACCCTAGTCCATACCCGGGTCATTTGGATGTTGTCCTCAGTCAGAATATAAACCTGGAGAAATCAGATTGCCTCTTGTTCAACTCTTTTGACAAGCTAGAAAATGAG GTAGTGACCTGGTTGACAGAACGGTATCCAATCAAGACCATAGGCCCTTGTACTCCATCCATGTACACTGACAAGCgattgaaagatgacaaagaTTACACCATCAATTTCTTCGCACCAGATTCAGGAGCTTGCCTAAAATGGCTTGACACCAAGGAAACAGGCTCAGTTGTTTATGTATCCTTCGGTAGTGTCTCAGACCTTGGAGAAAATCAAATGCAGGAAATAGCATGCGGCCTGATGAATAGCAATTGTAACTTCTTATGGGTAGTTCGACCTTCTGAAGAGAGGAAAATTCCTAGAGATTTCATGTCCGAGGCACAAGAAAGAGGTCTAATCGTGAATTGGTGCCCTCAAATAAAGGTTTTGTCACACAGGGCAGTGGGATGCTTCATGAGTCATTGTGGTTGGAATTCGACAATTGAAGCATTGAGCTTGGGTGTGCCAATGGTGACCATGCCAGTGTGGGTTGATCAACCTACAAATTCTAAGTATATTGTGGATGTATGGAAGGTAGGATTGCGAGTTAAGGCCAGTGAGGAAAGGGAAATGGTAACAAGAGAAGAAGTAGAAGGAACTATAAGAGAAGTTATGCATGGGGAGAAGGCAAGTGAGCTTAGAAACAATGCTTTGAGGTGGAAGGAGTTGGCTAAGGAGGCAATTAGTGAAGGAGGAAGCTCAGACAAAAACATTGAAGAATTTGTTTTCAGTCTTGAAAGCATTTAG